In one window of Scyliorhinus canicula chromosome 17, sScyCan1.1, whole genome shotgun sequence DNA:
- the LOC119951808 gene encoding oocyte zinc finger protein XlCOF6-like translates to MEKPWKCEDCGKGFTAPSVLEIHRRIHTGERPFTCPQCEKGFTQFSDLQKHQRIHTGERPFICSQCGKRFTRLSALQRHQRVHTGERPFTCSQCEKGFSHSSTLQTHQRVHTGERPFTCSQCGKGFTQFSQLRAHQRVHTGERPFTCSQCGKGFTHLWNLRTHQRIHSAEKPFACSQCGKKFRHSSALQNHLQIHTGKRPFTCSQCGKGFTRLSSLRTHQRVHTGERPFACSQCGNGFTRLSHLQSHQRVHTGERPFNCSQCGKGFTQSSSLKSHQRVHTGERPFTCSQCGKRFAWLSNLRTHQRVHTGGRPFTCSE, encoded by the coding sequence atggagaaaccatggaaatgtgaggactgtgggaagggattcacagcaCCGTCTGTGCTGGAAATTCATcggcgcattcacactggggagaggcctttcacctgccctcagtgtgaaAAAGGATTCACTCAATTCTCtgacctgcagaaacaccagcgaattcacactggggagaggccgttcatctgctctcagtgtgggaagagattcactcggttatccgccctgcagagacaccagcgagttcacactggggagaggccattcacttgctcacagtgtgaaaagggattcagtcattcatctaccctgcagacacaccagagagttcacactggggagaggccattcacctgctctcagtgtgggaagggattcactcagttctcCCAACTGcgggcacaccagcgagttcatactggggagagaccgttcacctgctctcagtgtgggaagggattcactcacttatggaacctgcggacacaccaacgAATTCACTCTGCGGAGAAACCGttcgcctgctctcagtgtgggaagaaatTCAGACATTCATCCGCCCTGCAGAATCATCtgcaaattcacactgggaagaggccattcacctgctctcagtgtgggaagggattcactcggttatccagtttgcggacacaccagcgagttcacactggggagaggccattcgcctgctcccaatgtgggaatggattcactcgattatcccacctgcagagccaccagcgagttcacactggggagaggccgttcaactgctctcagtgtgggaaaggattcactcagtcatccagcctgaagtcacaccagcgagttcacactggggagaggccgttcacctgctctcagtgtgggaagagatttgcttggttatccaacctgcggacacaccagcgagttcacactggggggaggccgttcacctgctctgagtag